A genomic stretch from Megachile rotundata isolate GNS110a chromosome 1, iyMegRotu1, whole genome shotgun sequence includes:
- the LOC100877913 gene encoding very long chain fatty acid elongase AAEL008004, translating into MAQVVRTIYDGYRDLMDNKSDPRVNDWMLMSSPFPTLAICLSYVYFVKVLGPKLMENRKPFDLRRVMIFYNLFQVIFSAWLFYESVMSGWGGHYSFRCQPVDYSNSPLALRMAHGCWWYYFSKFTEFMDTIFFVLRKKNNHISTLHVIHHGCMPMSVWFGVKFTPGGHSTFFGLLNTFVHIVMYSYYLLAALGPRIQPYLWWKKYLTALQMVQFVLVMIHAFQLLFIDCNYPKAFVWWIGMHAVMFYFLFRDFYIQSYKKKQFSVEKKKREAEEKLRREQNGSVPRKDAKENGEMYANQYKMATGYISDSGLRNRVFIDNRGFKE; encoded by the exons ATGGCGCAAGTTGTGCGAACGATTTACGATGGCTATCGGGACCTCATGGACAACAAGAGCGATCCTAGGGTCAACGACTGGATGCTGATGAGCAGTCCGTTCCCGACCCTAGCTATCTGTCTTAGTTACGTCTACTTCGTCAAGGTTTTAGGTCCTAAGCTCATGGAAAATCGCAAACCTTTCGATCTGAGGAGGGTTATGATATTCTACAATCTCTTCCAAGTCATCTTCTCTGCATGGTTGTTCTACGAG TCTGTGATGTCTGGATGGGGAGGCCACTACTCGTTCCGTTGCCAGCCGGTAGACTATTCCAACAGTCCTTTGGCGCTTCGAATGGCTCATGGCTGCTGGTGGTACTACTTCTCCAAATTCACAGAGTTCATGGACACGATATTCTTTGTCTTGAGGAAGAAGAATAACCACATATCGACCCTTCATGTGATACATCATGGGTGCATGCCGATGTCCGTTTGGTTTGGCGTCAAATTCACTCCAG GTGGCCACAGCACGTTCTTCGGCCTGCTGAACACCTTCGTGCACATCGTAATGTACTCGTACTACCTGCTAGCCGCTTTAGGACCCCGAATCCAGCCCTACCTCTGGTGGAAGAAGTACCTGACCGCGTTACAGATGGTACAATTCGTCCTCGTAATGATCCACGCCTTCCAGCTCCTCTTCATCGACTGCAACTACCCGAAAGCCTTCGTCTGGTGGATCGGCATGCACGCCGTCATGTTCTACTTCCTCTTCCGCGACTTCTACATCCAGTCGTACAAGAAGAAGCAGTTCTCCgtggagaagaagaagagagaggCGGAGGAAAAGTTGCGGCGAGAACAGAACGGCTCGGTGCCGCGCAAAGATGCCAAAGAGAACGGCGAGATGTACGCGAACCAGTACAAGATGGCGACCGGTTACATCTCGGACAGCGGTCTCAGGAATCGAGTGTTCATCGACAACAGGGGGTTCAAGGAATAA